In Aequorivita sp. H23M31, a single window of DNA contains:
- a CDS encoding RHS repeat-associated core domain-containing protein translates to MLNFLHNYYPFGLEHKGYNTDVSPSGNSVARKFKFNGIEHEEALGLNLYEMDLRQYDPVIARWNSIDPVTHHNFSTYLLGILIL, encoded by the coding sequence ATGCTCAATTTTTTGCATAATTATTATCCTTTTGGGCTTGAACACAAAGGGTATAATACAGATGTATCGCCCAGCGGGAACAGCGTTGCGCGCAAGTTCAAATTTAATGGTATCGAGCACGAGGAAGCTTTGGGGTTGAATCTCTATGAAATGGATTTACGCCAATATGACCCAGTTATAGCTCGATGGAACTCCATTGACCCAGTTACTCATCATAATTTTTCTACATATTTATTGGGCATTTTGATCCTTTAA
- a CDS encoding tyrosine-type recombinase/integrase, translating to MKKLKLQNEVFKMFVANYKEWLDILGYAESTVYQLPNHLQEFFYYVEKQNIKKLTDITPKTIKDYYRKLKERANERTSGSLSKSYLNKHQQALKKFKEYLQNHNYNDFNIHLKSETNPTEEKINILTQDEIKELFEATEFSHTESRFKLRDKAILTVLYSCGLRRNEAVHLDLSDIYFDKERVFVRKGKNYKERFVPINRKNAEILEDYIFEARPEFYQANLSEALFINHHGTRMQGMSFANRLKVIVASTNNKNIMEKNITLHILRHSIATHLLQREVPLESIKTFLGHSSLESTQIYTHLLKTLENETI from the coding sequence GTGAAAAAATTAAAGCTACAAAATGAGGTATTTAAAATGTTCGTTGCCAATTACAAAGAATGGTTGGACATCTTGGGTTATGCAGAAAGTACAGTCTATCAATTACCGAATCATCTACAAGAGTTCTTTTATTATGTTGAAAAGCAGAACATCAAAAAGCTGACTGACATCACGCCAAAAACCATAAAGGATTATTACAGGAAACTCAAAGAAAGAGCCAATGAACGAACAAGTGGAAGTTTGAGCAAAAGTTATCTCAACAAACATCAACAGGCTTTAAAAAAGTTCAAGGAATACTTGCAGAACCACAACTATAACGACTTCAATATTCATCTTAAATCTGAAACCAATCCAACTGAAGAAAAGATAAATATTTTGACACAGGACGAAATTAAGGAACTCTTTGAAGCCACAGAATTTAGCCATACAGAAAGTAGATTTAAGTTAAGAGATAAAGCCATTTTGACCGTTTTGTACAGTTGTGGATTAAGAAGAAATGAAGCGGTACACTTGGATTTAAGCGACATCTATTTTGACAAGGAAAGAGTGTTTGTCAGGAAAGGTAAAAACTACAAAGAAAGGTTTGTACCAATTAACCGAAAGAATGCAGAAATATTGGAAGATTACATTTTTGAAGCTCGACCAGAATTTTATCAAGCCAATTTAAGCGAAGCTCTGTTTATAAACCATCACGGAACACGAATGCAGGGAATGAGTTTTGCAAATCGATTGAAAGTTATTGTAGCATCTACCAACAATAAAAATATAATGGAAAAGAATATTACACTTCACATTTTAAGGCACTCAATAGCTACACATTTATTACAGCGAGAAGTACCATTAGAAAGCATCAAAACCTTTTTAGGACATAGTAGTTTAGAATCTACTCAAATCTACACACACTTACTTAAAACACTTGAAAATGAAACCATATAG
- a CDS encoding ORF6N domain-containing protein, producing MSNKITIPDEVIINKIYVIRGQKVMLDRDLADLYDVETRRLKEQVRRNINRFPEEFMFELTKEELEEWRTQYASSNRDVMGIRIAPFVFTEHGILMLSSVLSSEKAVQMNIQIIKTFVQLRKIANNYEEIMAKIRQMESQTNEQFSEIYKVLQNLLSKPEEKPRKEIGYKAGRK from the coding sequence ATGAGCAATAAAATAACCATCCCGGACGAAGTAATCATCAATAAGATATACGTCATAAGAGGGCAGAAAGTAATGTTGGACAGGGATTTGGCAGACCTTTATGACGTTGAGACAAGACGATTGAAAGAACAAGTCAGACGGAACATAAATCGTTTTCCTGAAGAATTTATGTTTGAGCTTACCAAAGAAGAATTGGAAGAATGGAGAACACAATACGCTTCTTCCAATCGTGATGTTATGGGAATCAGGATTGCGCCTTTTGTGTTTACAGAACACGGAATCTTAATGCTATCAAGTGTTTTGAGCAGCGAAAAGGCTGTACAGATGAACATCCAAATCATAAAGACATTTGTCCAGTTAAGGAAAATTGCGAACAACTACGAGGAAATAATGGCCAAAATCCGACAAATGGAATCCCAGACAAATGAACAGTTCAGCGAGATTTACAAAGTCCTTCAAAATTTATTATCAAAACCGGAAGAAAAGCCCCGAAAGGAAATAGGCTATAAAGCTGGTAGAAAATAA
- the ruvA gene encoding Holliday junction branch migration protein RuvA — protein sequence MISHIQGRLVEKNPTDVVIDCNGVGYTINISLHTFSELPTDENVKLFTHLIVREDAHILYGFSGLAERELFKLLISVSGVGPSTARTMLSSLAPEQIVDAIATNDLRTIQSAKGIGAKTAQRLVLDLKDKILKVYGLSSISTESSNTNKNEALSALETLGFARKQAEKVCDSIVKENPQASVESIIKLALKKL from the coding sequence ATGATAAGCCACATACAGGGCAGGCTGGTTGAAAAGAATCCAACCGATGTAGTGATAGATTGTAATGGAGTAGGTTATACCATCAATATTTCCTTGCATACATTTTCAGAACTCCCCACTGATGAAAATGTTAAATTATTCACCCACTTAATTGTTCGTGAAGATGCCCATATTCTATATGGGTTTTCTGGGCTTGCCGAACGTGAACTTTTCAAATTGCTTATTAGCGTTTCGGGCGTGGGTCCAAGTACCGCCAGAACCATGCTTTCTTCTTTGGCTCCAGAGCAAATAGTAGATGCTATTGCAACAAATGATTTACGTACAATACAATCGGCAAAAGGGATAGGAGCTAAGACTGCACAACGGTTGGTACTTGATTTAAAAGATAAGATTTTGAAAGTCTACGGACTGTCATCGATTTCTACCGAATCGAGCAATACTAATAAAAATGAAGCGTTATCTGCTTTGGAAACCTTGGGCTTTGCTCGTAAACAGGCAGAAAAGGTTTGTGATTCCATCGTAAAGGAAAATCCCCAAGCCTCGGTAGAATCTATCATAAAACTAGCTTTAAAAAAATTGTAA
- the sov gene encoding T9SS outer membrane translocon Sov/SprA: MSAKNYVYKGGLFKLLALLFFVSFGELSHAQDTTAVGSSMGSMNLPNPTSIQNLYTYDPVTDRYIYTQTLGDFKLNYPIILTREEYQKLIQDEQIKSYFKEKMDAAEGRKEGSEEKQKNLLPTFYVNSNFFETLFGGNTIDVLPQGSVEMDLGLLYTKQDNPQFSPQNRSNFTFDFDQRISLSLLAKVGTRLQVTANYDTESTFDFQNQVKLEYTPTEDDIIQKIEVGNVSMPLNSSLIQGAQSLFGVKAQLQFGKTTITGVFSEQKSETRTVMAEGGATVTNFELYALDYDDNRHFFLAHYFRDNYDRAHKQYPFINSNVQITRMEVWITNRSSQTNNVRNIVALQDIGEANPENIGLDNPPGGFINVPANSYPNNGNNDFNPFGINGGPSSLLNPAIRDIATVKQGFTGVTVKDGIDYVSLENARRLDQGEYQLNTQLGYISLNQRLNNDEILGVAFQFTANGKVYQVGEFSNDGVEANGGGADPRLPPIDPEIEISPAQNLVVKMLKSTVTNVKEPVWDLMMKNIYPIGAYQLEKEDFKLNIVYTDPSPLNYIEEARGTPQHPYAELPEDVKEKILLSVFNVDRLNFNDDPQQGGDGFFDFIPGLTVDAQNGRIIFTTVEPFGEHLFDKLNNTPTEGVPRAVYSIPETYNANQDKYVFQTLYSSTKTQAEQQQSEKNKFQLKGSYKSTGADGIPIGAFNIPQGSVRVTAGGRTLVEGVDYTVNYQLGRVQILDPALLNSNTPISVTTENNSLFGQQTKRFTGLNVEHKFSDKFLIGATYLNLNERPMTQKSSYGVEPINNTIFGFNANYSTEVPFLTRLVNKLPNIDTDVESNLSLRGEFAYLLPGAPKVSDFGGKTTVYVDDFEASQTANDISAPQSWFLSSTPVEANLGGERDGLEYNFKRAKLAWYTIDPVFYSSRRPDGINDQDLSSPFTRRVFRDEIFPQQDIVQGQTQALFTLDLAYYPGERGPYNYNPEAAQNEGRLLTPEENFGGISRPITTSDFEKSNVEYIQFWIMDPFIYDENVNNPGGMINFNLGNISEDVLKDGKKQYENGLPEDGSDANTSKSIWGKVPTNQSLVYTFSSDGDARKNQDVGLDGLNNAQEREKFPDFRNFPDPSNDDYEYFLQARGSILERYLRYNGTEGNSPVEVTDTNRGSTTQPDVEDINRDNTMNTINSYFEYSVPFKPLNGKLDTDNNQFVTDVKEIQITTPDNQTMPVRWVQFKVPISRPTKAIGGISDYRSIRFMRMYLSQFQENTVMRFGTLDLVRGDYRRFEKTLNDVTFEDPTQSTMLFEVESVSIEENENRQPIPYRLPPGLEREELNNNNNIIRQNEQSLALRVCGLKPNDGRAVYKNFSVDMRQYKNLEMFVHAESLENENQLANGELVAFMRMGNDLTNNYYEIRMPLDPTRFYTSDPEEIWPVANRLNLPLEQLQDVKTKTLAYFRANPNADPNEVRFFDQEDLVGGVSGGGNPLQIGIRGNPSFGNVRTIMLGLKNPTSNELCGEVWFNELRLSELENKGGWAAVVSLDANMADFATVSATGRRSTVGFGSLEQGPNQRSLEDVQQYDMVTNLNLGQLFPTKWGIQLPFNYGRSEELITPKYDPHYQDIELQTSLDNALNDADRDQIKEQSVDYTRRQSVNFIGVRKERTGDSKPQIYDVENFTGSFSYNQTDHHDFEVEDALEQTVRVGATYNYSFNSKPYEPFKQNDSIFRGKYWQFLKDLNVNYLPTNITVSSNIIRQYNQQKFRDIDLLEGNIGLPTLYQRNYLFDWQYTFNYNLTKSLRLNFTSANNRIINNYLDEDGYVDNSIGVWDGFFDVGEPNLHNQSLQVNYDLPFSKFPFLKFIRATYSYTGDYQWQKSSTQFNDLAIELSNGETRSYNLGNSIQNGSTHRINSSMDMNTFYRYIGLTKIKSSKKRPSETGAEEEEGKAASKRAKDKEEKGKESKESRSALMSESGTPGRMGINTPQAGSTTLNTGDQAINTLIGLATAVKKIQFNYQETNGIYLPGYIPSTGFIGTLKPTTGFIFGSQAEIRDLAARKGWLTLYPEFNQQYTEVSSRQMDIQVNMEPLRDLTIDVTGSRLESENYSENYIVHDGLYQSLTPNTFGNFNISTLLIKTAFNDSNEKTSVTFEDFKDNRLVIANRLAEDYYQGGPIPRTEDGFPVGFGKNSQDVLLPAFLAAYKGDNPSKEKTGIFRDIPLPNWDIKYTGLMRIGWFKQNFKRFSLTHGYRANYTVNQFQSNLDYDYENPGAVDQSGNFKAKTLLTNVNLTEQFSPLLRVDFEMNNSVKILAEMRKDRALSLSFANNLLTEIKGVEYIVGLGYRVKDLRIATNFGGTKSVLVSDLNFKVDLSKRDNITVIRYLDIDNSQTTAGQTIYGAQLTVDYALSKNLTAIFYYDHSFSEYAISTAFPQTTIRSGFTLRYNFGN; the protein is encoded by the coding sequence TTGAGCGCAAAAAACTACGTTTATAAGGGGGGCTTGTTTAAGCTTTTGGCACTACTTTTCTTTGTGTCTTTTGGCGAACTTTCACATGCCCAAGATACTACAGCCGTTGGTTCCTCAATGGGATCCATGAATCTTCCAAATCCCACCAGTATTCAGAATTTATATACTTATGATCCAGTTACGGATCGTTATATTTATACCCAGACCTTAGGGGATTTTAAGCTAAACTATCCCATTATTCTTACTCGTGAAGAATATCAGAAGCTGATCCAGGACGAGCAGATTAAAAGCTATTTTAAAGAAAAAATGGATGCTGCCGAAGGCCGGAAAGAAGGTTCGGAAGAAAAACAGAAAAACCTTCTACCTACTTTCTACGTGAACTCAAATTTCTTTGAAACTCTTTTTGGTGGAAATACCATCGATGTACTTCCGCAGGGTTCCGTTGAAATGGATTTGGGACTTCTTTATACTAAACAGGACAACCCCCAATTTTCGCCTCAAAACCGGAGTAATTTCACATTTGACTTTGATCAGCGTATAAGTCTGAGTCTTTTGGCAAAGGTTGGAACGAGACTTCAGGTAACCGCAAATTATGACACCGAAAGTACTTTCGACTTCCAGAATCAGGTAAAACTTGAATATACACCAACGGAGGATGATATTATACAGAAAATTGAAGTTGGTAACGTAAGCATGCCGCTTAATAGCTCCCTTATTCAAGGAGCTCAAAGTTTGTTTGGGGTAAAAGCCCAGTTGCAATTTGGAAAAACCACTATAACGGGAGTTTTCTCTGAACAAAAATCGGAAACTAGAACCGTAATGGCCGAAGGTGGTGCAACCGTCACCAATTTTGAACTCTATGCATTGGATTATGACGATAACCGTCACTTTTTCCTTGCGCATTATTTTAGGGACAATTATGACCGTGCCCATAAGCAATATCCCTTTATAAACAGCAACGTTCAAATTACACGGATGGAGGTTTGGATTACCAACCGTTCCAGCCAAACAAACAATGTTAGGAATATTGTCGCCCTTCAGGATATTGGAGAAGCCAATCCTGAAAACATCGGATTGGATAATCCACCGGGTGGATTTATTAATGTACCTGCAAATTCCTATCCCAACAACGGAAACAACGATTTCAATCCATTTGGAATAAATGGGGGACCCTCTTCTCTCCTTAATCCGGCAATTCGTGATATTGCCACCGTGAAACAGGGATTCACGGGGGTTACCGTAAAGGATGGAATTGATTACGTTAGCCTAGAAAATGCGCGAAGATTGGATCAGGGAGAATACCAGTTGAATACGCAGCTGGGTTATATTTCCTTGAACCAACGATTAAACAACGATGAAATTTTAGGAGTGGCATTCCAATTTACCGCAAATGGAAAGGTTTATCAGGTAGGTGAATTTTCCAATGATGGAGTTGAAGCGAATGGTGGGGGCGCCGATCCACGGTTGCCGCCTATAGATCCAGAAATTGAAATAAGTCCTGCCCAGAACCTCGTGGTTAAAATGTTGAAAAGCACGGTTACCAATGTTAAGGAACCTGTTTGGGATTTAATGATGAAAAACATCTATCCCATTGGCGCTTACCAACTTGAAAAGGAGGATTTTAAACTTAATATTGTTTATACGGACCCTTCACCGCTTAATTATATTGAGGAAGCTAGAGGAACTCCCCAACATCCGTACGCAGAGCTTCCAGAAGATGTAAAGGAAAAGATATTATTGAGCGTTTTCAATGTGGATCGTTTGAATTTTAACGATGATCCACAACAGGGTGGAGATGGATTCTTTGATTTTATTCCAGGATTAACTGTAGATGCGCAAAATGGAAGAATTATTTTCACCACCGTCGAGCCATTCGGGGAACATTTATTCGATAAGTTGAATAACACTCCAACCGAAGGAGTTCCGCGTGCCGTTTATAGCATACCGGAAACTTATAATGCAAACCAAGACAAATACGTTTTCCAAACTTTATATAGCTCTACGAAGACCCAGGCTGAACAACAGCAGAGTGAAAAGAATAAGTTCCAGTTAAAGGGAAGTTATAAATCCACAGGTGCGGATGGTATCCCTATTGGTGCTTTCAATATTCCGCAAGGTTCTGTAAGAGTTACCGCGGGTGGACGAACTTTGGTGGAAGGCGTTGATTATACGGTAAATTATCAATTGGGAAGAGTGCAGATCCTTGATCCTGCACTTTTAAATAGCAATACTCCAATTTCAGTAACTACTGAAAACAATTCACTTTTCGGACAACAGACCAAAAGGTTCACAGGTTTGAATGTGGAACATAAATTCAGTGATAAGTTTTTGATAGGAGCCACTTACCTCAATTTGAATGAACGCCCGATGACCCAAAAATCATCATACGGTGTTGAACCTATTAACAATACAATATTCGGCTTTAACGCAAACTACTCCACGGAGGTTCCCTTCCTAACCCGATTGGTAAACAAATTACCCAACATCGATACCGATGTGGAGTCAAACCTATCGTTACGCGGTGAATTTGCTTATTTGTTGCCCGGAGCGCCAAAAGTTTCAGACTTTGGAGGAAAAACTACCGTATATGTGGACGATTTTGAAGCATCGCAAACAGCCAATGATATTAGTGCTCCACAAAGTTGGTTTTTATCGAGTACACCAGTAGAGGCTAATTTGGGTGGTGAACGGGATGGCTTGGAGTATAATTTTAAACGAGCCAAATTGGCTTGGTACACCATTGACCCTGTTTTCTATAGTAGTAGAAGACCTGATGGAATTAATGATCAAGATTTATCTTCACCTTTTACAAGAAGGGTTTTCCGGGATGAAATTTTTCCACAGCAAGATATTGTGCAAGGTCAAACCCAAGCTCTTTTTACTTTGGATCTCGCTTACTACCCAGGTGAGCGCGGCCCTTATAACTATAATCCAGAAGCGGCGCAAAATGAGGGAAGACTTTTAACTCCCGAGGAAAATTTTGGTGGGATTTCCCGACCCATTACTACTTCCGATTTTGAAAAGTCCAATGTGGAGTATATCCAGTTCTGGATAATGGACCCTTTTATTTACGATGAAAATGTGAATAACCCTGGAGGTATGATCAATTTCAACTTAGGGAATATTTCCGAAGACGTTCTAAAAGACGGAAAGAAACAGTATGAGAACGGTTTGCCTGAAGATGGCAGTGACGCCAATACCAGTAAGTCTATCTGGGGAAAGGTTCCAACCAACCAATCGTTAGTATATACATTCAGCTCCGATGGAGATGCTAGAAAGAATCAAGATGTGGGGCTAGACGGATTGAACAATGCACAGGAAAGGGAAAAATTTCCGGATTTTAGAAATTTCCCAGATCCTTCTAATGATGATTACGAATATTTTCTCCAAGCTCGAGGAAGTATTCTGGAACGATATCTCCGTTATAATGGAACCGAAGGGAATTCACCAGTGGAAGTAACCGATACCAACCGCGGAAGTACTACTCAGCCGGACGTAGAGGATATAAACCGGGACAATACAATGAACACTATCAACAGTTATTTTGAATATAGTGTTCCCTTTAAACCTCTAAATGGAAAATTGGACACAGATAATAACCAATTTGTTACCGATGTAAAAGAAATCCAGATAACGACTCCGGATAATCAAACAATGCCAGTAAGATGGGTACAGTTTAAAGTGCCCATTAGTAGACCAACTAAAGCGATAGGTGGTATTTCAGATTACCGCTCTATTCGTTTTATGCGTATGTATTTATCCCAATTTCAGGAAAACACGGTAATGCGTTTTGGAACGTTAGATTTGGTACGTGGGGATTATCGCCGTTTTGAAAAAACGTTGAATGACGTAACATTTGAAGATCCTACCCAAAGTACTATGCTTTTTGAGGTGGAATCGGTTAGTATCGAGGAAAATGAAAACAGGCAGCCAATTCCATATCGATTGCCTCCAGGATTGGAACGCGAAGAGTTGAACAATAACAACAATATAATTCGTCAGAATGAGCAATCCTTGGCTCTTCGTGTATGTGGGCTAAAACCAAATGACGGTCGTGCCGTTTATAAAAATTTCAGTGTAGATATGCGCCAGTATAAAAACCTGGAAATGTTTGTGCACGCCGAATCCTTGGAAAACGAGAATCAATTGGCAAATGGGGAATTGGTTGCCTTTATGAGAATGGGGAACGACTTGACCAACAACTATTACGAGATTAGAATGCCGTTGGATCCTACTCGTTTTTACACTTCAGATCCAGAGGAAATTTGGCCAGTTGCAAACAGGCTCAACCTTCCGTTGGAACAATTGCAGGATGTAAAAACTAAGACCTTGGCTTATTTTAGAGCGAATCCAAATGCTGACCCAAATGAAGTTAGATTTTTTGATCAGGAGGATCTTGTTGGTGGCGTAAGCGGTGGTGGAAATCCACTACAAATTGGTATTAGAGGAAATCCAAGCTTTGGAAACGTAAGAACCATTATGTTAGGGTTAAAAAACCCTACTTCCAACGAACTATGTGGGGAGGTGTGGTTTAACGAACTTAGACTTTCGGAACTCGAAAACAAAGGCGGTTGGGCCGCGGTTGTAAGCCTGGATGCCAACATGGCCGACTTTGCGACTGTTAGTGCTACCGGACGTAGAAGTACAGTTGGATTTGGTTCATTAGAACAAGGGCCTAACCAACGTAGTTTGGAAGATGTTCAGCAGTATGATATGGTAACCAATTTGAATTTGGGCCAGTTATTTCCAACCAAATGGGGAATCCAGTTGCCATTTAATTACGGGCGTTCCGAAGAACTTATTACACCGAAATATGATCCGCATTATCAGGATATAGAACTTCAAACAAGTTTAGACAATGCCCTTAATGATGCGGATAGAGATCAAATAAAAGAACAATCTGTAGATTATACCCGAAGACAGAGTGTAAATTTCATTGGGGTGCGAAAAGAACGTACTGGCGATTCTAAGCCACAGATTTATGATGTGGAGAATTTCACTGGTTCGTTCTCATATAATCAAACCGATCACCACGATTTTGAAGTTGAAGATGCCCTCGAACAGACTGTAAGGGTAGGAGCTACTTATAATTATAGCTTCAACTCCAAGCCGTATGAGCCCTTTAAACAGAACGATTCTATTTTCAGAGGAAAATATTGGCAGTTTTTAAAAGATTTGAATGTCAATTATCTACCAACCAATATTACGGTAAGTTCAAACATTATCCGTCAGTATAACCAACAGAAATTTAGAGATATTGATCTATTGGAGGGTAATATAGGATTGCCTACTCTTTATCAGCGAAATTATCTTTTTGATTGGCAATATACTTTTAATTATAACCTAACTAAATCACTAAGATTAAACTTTACCTCGGCGAATAATCGAATTATAAATAATTATTTGGATGAGGATGGATATGTCGATAATAGCATAGGCGTATGGGACGGATTCTTTGATGTGGGTGAACCAAATCTGCATAATCAGTCCCTGCAGGTAAATTATGATCTTCCATTCAGCAAGTTCCCATTTTTGAAATTTATTAGGGCCACTTATTCTTATACCGGAGATTATCAATGGCAAAAGAGTAGTACTCAATTTAATGATCTAGCCATTGAATTGAGCAACGGTGAAACGCGGTCTTATAATCTGGGGAATTCTATCCAAAATGGAAGCACGCATAGAATTAACTCCAGTATGGATATGAACACGTTTTACCGATATATAGGTCTAACGAAAATAAAGTCAAGCAAAAAACGTCCTTCTGAAACTGGAGCTGAAGAGGAAGAAGGCAAAGCTGCCAGCAAGAGAGCCAAGGATAAGGAGGAAAAAGGTAAGGAAAGTAAAGAAAGTCGATCTGCGCTTATGTCTGAATCTGGAACTCCCGGTAGAATGGGAATAAATACGCCTCAAGCAGGTTCAACTACTTTGAATACGGGAGATCAAGCTATTAATACACTCATAGGCTTGGCGACTGCGGTTAAAAAGATACAATTTAATTACCAGGAGACAAATGGTATTTACTTGCCGGGTTACATCCCATCCACCGGTTTTATTGGTACGTTAAAACCTACAACTGGATTTATTTTCGGTAGTCAGGCAGAGATTAGGGATTTAGCTGCTCGAAAAGGCTGGCTTACCCTTTATCCAGAATTTAATCAGCAATATACCGAGGTTTCAAGCCGCCAGATGGATATTCAGGTAAATATGGAACCATTGAGGGATCTGACGATTGACGTGACCGGAAGCAGACTCGAATCTGAAAATTATTCTGAAAATTATATAGTTCACGACGGACTTTATCAATCGTTGACGCCAAATACGTTTGGTAATTTCAATATCTCTACTTTATTAATTAAAACTGCATTTAACGATAGCAACGAGAAGACATCAGTAACATTTGAAGATTTCAAGGATAACCGATTGGTAATTGCTAATAGACTGGCTGAGGATTATTATCAAGGAGGGCCAATTCCTAGAACGGAAGATGGATTTCCCGTAGGTTTTGGAAAAAACAGTCAGGATGTGTTGCTGCCGGCTTTCCTGGCAGCTTATAAGGGAGATAATCCTAGTAAAGAAAAAACAGGTATCTTTAGGGATATCCCTCTTCCTAACTGGGATATTAAATATACGGGCTTAATGAGAATTGGATGGTTTAAGCAAAATTTCAAGCGTTTTTCTTTGACCCACGGTTACCGAGCCAATTATACAGTTAACCAATTTCAGTCCAATCTGGATTATGATTATGAAAATCCTGGAGCAGTAGATCAGTCGGGGAATTTCAAGGCAAAAACCTTATTGACCAATGTTAACCTTACTGAGCAATTCTCCCCATTACTCCGAGTGGATTTTGAAATGAACAATTCTGTTAAGATTTTGGCCGAAATGCGTAAAGATAGAGCGCTGTCTCTAAGTTTTGCCAATAATCTCCTCACCGAGATAAAAGGGGTGGAATACATTGTGGGACTTGGATATCGTGTAAAAGATCTTCGCATAGCAACTAATTTTGGAGGCACAAAATCGGTACTGGTTAGCGATTTGAATTTTAAAGTGGATCTTTCAAAGCGGGATAACATTACAGTAATTCGTTACTTGGATATCGATAACAGTCAAACCACCGCTGGACAAACGATATACGGAGCTCAGCTTACTGTAGATTATGCGCTGTCTAAAAACCTTACGGCCATTTTCTATTATGATCATTCCTTCTCGGAATATGCAATCTCGACTGCTTTTCCACAAACAACAATTAGAAGTGGATTTACTCTCCGCTACAATTTTGGAAACTAA
- a CDS encoding tyrosine-type recombinase/integrase: protein MKPYSEFLEEQNYSKTTIKVYATEIQSFIKWCNRNSTTANEIDYKNCLKYIKYLTRKGTKKKTVNHRLRSVKIYFDYLMDEACRVDNPIENTTIKGVQRNINYNLLEAEELEDLYYSFETDKYQEEYHRYTLKRAKVIIGLMVYQGLNTSDLGNLKIEHLQLSKGKIYVPSRRRSNARELELKPWQIMEFMEYVNEVRPTIQNKLQNHSEQLFNTNARFNSIVYHIFKKLKKYNQKAENIKQIRASVITNWLGQYNLRKVQYLAGHRYISSTERYLQNDLENLHEMVNNFHPIV from the coding sequence ATGAAACCATATAGCGAATTTTTGGAAGAGCAGAATTATAGTAAAACCACAATCAAGGTTTACGCTACAGAAATACAAAGCTTTATAAAATGGTGCAATAGAAATAGTACCACGGCAAACGAAATCGATTATAAAAATTGCCTGAAATACATAAAATACCTTACCCGAAAGGGAACAAAGAAAAAGACCGTAAACCACAGGTTGCGGAGCGTAAAGATATATTTTGATTACCTGATGGATGAAGCCTGTAGAGTTGATAACCCGATAGAGAACACCACCATAAAAGGCGTACAGAGAAACATCAATTATAATCTGCTCGAAGCGGAAGAACTGGAGGATTTATATTACAGTTTTGAGACCGACAAATACCAAGAAGAATATCACAGATACACCTTAAAAAGAGCAAAGGTAATTATTGGGTTAATGGTCTATCAAGGCTTAAACACAAGCGATTTAGGAAACTTGAAAATAGAACATCTTCAACTCTCAAAAGGCAAAATATATGTTCCGAGCAGACGGAGAAGCAACGCAAGGGAGCTAGAATTAAAACCTTGGCAGATAATGGAGTTTATGGAATATGTGAACGAAGTTCGGCCAACAATCCAAAACAAACTGCAAAACCATAGCGAACAGCTTTTTAATACGAATGCACGTTTTAACTCAATCGTCTATCACATCTTTAAAAAACTGAAAAAATACAATCAAAAAGCAGAGAATATAAAGCAGATTAGGGCAAGTGTAATTACAAATTGGTTAGGACAATATAACTTGCGAAAAGTTCAATATCTGGCTGGACATCGTTACATAAGTTCGACCGAAAGATATTTACAGAACGATTTAGAGAACCTTCACGAAATGGTCAACAACTTCCATCCAATAGTTTAG